The following proteins are encoded in a genomic region of Sorangiineae bacterium MSr12523:
- a CDS encoding phosphoketolase family protein, whose product MPISNAELAVIDAYWRAANYLTVGQIYLQDNPLLREPLRPEHVKPRLLGHWGTSPGLNLVYAHLNRIIRQRDRNLIFLAGPGHGGPAVVANVYLEGTYSEVYPGITQDAAGMRALFRQFSTPGGVPSHVGPQTPGSIHEGGELGYVLTHAFGAVFDQPGLVAVAVVGDGEAETGPLEGSWKGISFLNPQRDGAVLPVLHLNGYKIAGPTVLGRMSDESIARLLEGHGYEPRFVVGSDPAKVHAALARALDESFDAIERIQRRAHVDEKPRWPVIVLRTPKGWTGPHEVDGVPIEGTFRAHQVPLSGVRTNPEHLAMLEHWMKSYRPEELFDDKGRLVAQLSALAPKGHLRMGANPHANGGYPAVPLEMPDFTSYALTATPPGTEVLESTRQLGQMLRDIYAKNPTSFRLFCPDETNSNRLGAVFEGGGARCLVERTTAEDDHVSPNGRVMEVLSEHNCEGWLEGYVLTGRHGLFATYEAFALIVASMTTQHAKWLEASADLAWRKPVPSLNILLTSTCWRNDHNGFSHQGPGFMDTIVSKKGTVARVYLPPDANCLLSVADHCFRSQNYVNLVIIDKQPQLQWLDMTSAREHCARGASVWAWAGNTGDSGPDIVLACAGDIPTLETMAAAWWLRKNVPELRVRVVNVVDLMSLASPDEHPHGASNERFVELFTEDTDVVFAFHGYPGAVHQLLHGRPNAQRFHVRGYREEGTTTTPFDMVVLNRMSRFHLVLEALRRTRRRPPHADRLENACHAQLETHRAYVREHFEDMPEIRDWTWTAS is encoded by the coding sequence ATGCCGATCTCGAACGCCGAACTCGCTGTCATCGATGCCTATTGGCGCGCCGCGAATTACCTCACCGTCGGGCAAATCTATTTGCAAGACAATCCATTGCTTCGCGAACCACTTCGACCCGAACACGTCAAACCACGGCTTTTGGGCCATTGGGGGACATCTCCCGGATTGAATCTCGTCTACGCCCACCTCAATCGCATCATCCGACAACGCGATCGAAATCTCATTTTCCTCGCCGGGCCCGGCCACGGCGGTCCCGCCGTCGTCGCCAACGTGTACCTCGAGGGAACGTACTCGGAGGTCTACCCTGGCATCACGCAAGACGCTGCGGGGATGCGCGCCCTCTTTCGCCAATTCTCGACACCGGGTGGCGTGCCGAGCCACGTAGGGCCGCAGACGCCGGGCTCCATTCACGAGGGGGGCGAACTCGGGTACGTGCTCACGCATGCATTCGGCGCCGTGTTCGATCAGCCCGGCCTGGTCGCCGTGGCCGTCGTCGGAGACGGAGAGGCTGAAACGGGGCCACTGGAAGGCTCCTGGAAGGGGATCAGCTTTCTCAATCCCCAACGCGACGGTGCGGTTCTTCCCGTGCTCCATCTCAATGGCTACAAGATCGCCGGACCGACCGTGCTCGGACGCATGTCCGACGAGAGCATCGCTCGCCTTCTCGAAGGCCACGGCTACGAGCCGCGCTTCGTGGTCGGAAGCGATCCCGCGAAGGTTCACGCGGCCTTGGCGCGGGCGCTCGACGAGAGCTTCGACGCCATCGAGCGCATCCAGCGCCGTGCGCACGTGGACGAAAAGCCACGCTGGCCAGTGATCGTGTTGCGCACGCCCAAAGGCTGGACGGGTCCGCACGAGGTCGACGGCGTGCCCATCGAAGGGACATTTCGCGCGCACCAGGTTCCGCTCTCCGGTGTGCGCACGAATCCCGAGCATCTCGCCATGCTCGAGCACTGGATGAAGAGCTATCGCCCCGAGGAGCTGTTCGACGACAAGGGCCGCCTCGTGGCCCAGCTTTCCGCACTGGCGCCCAAAGGCCATCTTCGCATGGGGGCCAATCCGCACGCCAACGGCGGATACCCCGCGGTGCCGCTGGAGATGCCCGATTTCACATCGTATGCGCTCACGGCAACGCCGCCGGGCACCGAGGTTCTCGAATCCACGCGGCAACTCGGTCAAATGCTGCGCGATATCTACGCCAAGAACCCCACGAGCTTCCGTCTCTTCTGCCCTGACGAGACCAACTCGAACCGCCTCGGCGCGGTCTTCGAGGGCGGGGGCGCGCGCTGCCTCGTCGAACGCACCACCGCAGAGGACGACCACGTTTCTCCCAACGGCCGAGTGATGGAGGTTTTGAGCGAACATAACTGCGAAGGATGGCTCGAAGGGTACGTGCTCACGGGACGACACGGCCTGTTCGCGACGTACGAGGCTTTCGCCCTCATTGTCGCTTCGATGACGACCCAGCACGCAAAATGGCTCGAGGCGAGCGCAGACCTTGCGTGGCGCAAGCCCGTTCCGTCGTTGAACATCCTGCTCACGTCGACCTGCTGGCGAAACGACCACAATGGTTTTAGCCACCAGGGGCCCGGGTTCATGGACACGATTGTTTCGAAAAAGGGAACCGTCGCCCGCGTGTATCTACCACCCGACGCCAACTGCCTTCTCTCGGTTGCGGACCACTGCTTTCGAAGCCAGAACTACGTCAACCTCGTCATCATCGACAAGCAACCGCAACTTCAATGGCTCGACATGACGTCGGCCCGCGAGCATTGCGCTCGGGGTGCTTCGGTTTGGGCATGGGCCGGCAACACCGGCGACTCCGGCCCCGACATCGTGCTCGCTTGCGCGGGAGATATCCCGACATTGGAGACGATGGCCGCAGCGTGGTGGCTTCGCAAGAACGTGCCCGAGCTACGCGTTCGCGTGGTCAACGTGGTTGACCTGATGAGCCTCGCCTCGCCGGACGAGCACCCGCATGGCGCGTCGAACGAGCGCTTCGTCGAGCTCTTCACCGAGGATACGGACGTCGTCTTTGCGTTCCACGGCTATCCAGGCGCCGTGCACCAGCTTCTTCACGGGCGGCCGAACGCGCAGCGCTTCCACGTACGCGGGTACCGTGAGGAAGGCACGACCACGACACCGTTCGACATGGTCGTTCTCAATCGAATGAGTCGCTTCCATTTGGTCCTCGAAGCCCTCCGACGGACGCGCCGGCGGCCACCGCACGCGGACCGCCTCGAGAATGCGTGCCACGCGCAGCTGGAGACACACCGCGCGTACGTGCGCGAGCACTTCGAGGACATGCCCGAGATCCGCGACTGGACGTGGACAGCCTCATGA
- a CDS encoding acetate/propionate family kinase: MIVLALNAGSSSLKFALFDVAGGAELELARGGIPCTDVLEAGAAVFKALEGAPPPRAVGHRLVHGGPQHDVPEIIDARLRRDLEHAVPFSPLHLPRSLALIDSVSARYGDLPQVACFDTAFHRTLPEIARCFPLPQGLRDLGIRRYGFHGLSYEYIVQTLGPERLGRAVLAHLGSGSSLVAIRNGQAVDTTMGLTPSGGTMMGTRCGDIDPGLLVYLMDHLGYDAGKIDALVNRESGLLGVSGTTSDMKTLLDASTHDARAELAVEMFCYSARKFIGAYAAALGGIDTLVFTGGIGEHAAAVRTRICAGLAHLGIELDEVLNVRNDESIGLRNDRCQVLVVRTDEERTIARHTMSTTSRHHDGRDHDTRIIRVQASNPHTIHPGARCTRGHA, from the coding sequence ATGATCGTTTTGGCCCTCAACGCCGGCTCTTCGTCCCTCAAGTTCGCGCTCTTCGATGTCGCAGGTGGGGCGGAGCTCGAGCTCGCACGCGGGGGTATCCCATGCACCGACGTGCTCGAGGCGGGAGCGGCCGTCTTCAAGGCCCTGGAAGGCGCTCCGCCTCCACGAGCGGTCGGACACAGGCTCGTTCACGGCGGACCGCAGCACGACGTTCCGGAAATCATCGATGCGAGACTTCGCCGCGATCTCGAACACGCGGTCCCCTTCTCGCCGCTGCACCTGCCTCGCTCACTCGCGCTCATCGATTCCGTGAGCGCCCGCTATGGCGATCTTCCGCAGGTCGCATGCTTCGACACAGCGTTCCATCGGACGCTTCCCGAGATCGCCCGTTGTTTTCCGCTTCCCCAAGGACTCCGAGATTTGGGGATCCGTCGCTATGGGTTTCACGGCCTATCTTACGAGTACATCGTGCAAACACTCGGGCCCGAACGACTCGGGCGTGCCGTGCTCGCGCATCTGGGTAGTGGCTCGAGCCTGGTCGCCATTCGCAACGGCCAAGCCGTCGATACGACGATGGGGCTTACCCCATCGGGTGGCACCATGATGGGGACGCGGTGTGGTGACATCGACCCAGGGCTGCTGGTGTACCTCATGGACCATCTCGGATACGACGCTGGGAAAATCGACGCGCTCGTGAACCGGGAATCGGGCCTTCTCGGCGTCTCCGGGACCACGAGCGACATGAAGACGCTCCTCGACGCGAGCACGCACGATGCACGCGCCGAATTGGCGGTGGAGATGTTCTGCTACTCGGCGCGCAAATTCATCGGCGCGTACGCGGCCGCGCTCGGGGGAATCGACACGCTGGTCTTCACCGGAGGCATCGGAGAACACGCCGCCGCCGTGCGCACACGCATTTGCGCGGGGCTCGCACATTTGGGCATCGAGCTCGACGAGGTGCTCAACGTGCGTAACGACGAATCGATTGGCCTGCGCAACGACCGCTGCCAAGTGCTCGTCGTACGAACGGACGAGGAGCGCACGATTGCACGCCACACCATGTCGACGACCAGCCGCCATCACGATGGGAGGGACCATGACACGAGAATCATCCGAGTACAGGCATCCAATCCGCACACGATTCACCCTGGGGCAAGATGCACACGTGGTCACGCATAG
- a CDS encoding CBS domain-containing protein, whose translation MLTSIRDIMSPTIVCVLANAGWESLERLLLDEEFEAVPVVDAQGRPVGIVSKTDLLRHTRCGEGEVTAPRGGRAPEPGMHIDRRAAITAEDVMTPIVHALPEEAPVSFAIAALALEGVAQIPIVSSEGVVVGMLCASDAVTWLARELGCIALTPCGARPPSAARRDP comes from the coding sequence ATGTTGACGAGCATTCGCGACATCATGAGCCCGACGATCGTATGCGTCCTCGCAAATGCCGGTTGGGAATCGCTGGAGCGGCTACTCCTGGACGAAGAGTTCGAGGCCGTCCCAGTCGTCGACGCTCAGGGAAGGCCCGTTGGAATCGTCTCGAAGACGGATCTGTTGCGGCATACCCGCTGCGGTGAGGGCGAGGTGACCGCGCCTCGCGGTGGGCGAGCGCCCGAACCGGGCATGCACATCGATCGTCGTGCGGCCATCACGGCGGAAGATGTCATGACGCCCATCGTTCACGCCCTTCCCGAGGAGGCGCCCGTGTCGTTTGCCATCGCGGCGCTCGCCCTCGAAGGGGTGGCACAGATTCCGATCGTCTCGAGCGAGGGCGTCGTCGTTGGAATGCTCTGCGCCAGCGATGCCGTCACCTGGCTCGCGCGCGAGCTTGGATGCATTGCACTCACGCCCTGCGGCGCTCGCCCACCCAGCGCAGCACGTCGAGATCCGTGA
- a CDS encoding CBS domain-containing protein: MVQHRPTTRLPLRQVEWMEHGGSVHTHGTFCPFRRASTSMDSCRGCPHFGHLEGDGAMECLREPTLSHAEAAALLAKRRICTGRDNLMSRVMLGELGAAHTVCTAASTPVSQAAARVVAAEAPGCIVIDERHHPVTFVSRTRLASSHPPWLPVAECPTEPFLVMPEDSPLDDVIARMTQEHQRVIVATDVDARATGLVTDLDVLRWVGERRRA; encoded by the coding sequence ATGGTCCAACATCGTCCCACGACCCGTCTGCCGCTGCGTCAGGTCGAATGGATGGAACATGGTGGCAGCGTGCACACGCATGGCACCTTCTGTCCCTTTCGCCGCGCTTCCACCTCCATGGATTCGTGCCGTGGGTGCCCGCACTTTGGCCATTTGGAGGGCGACGGGGCCATGGAATGCCTGCGCGAGCCAACGTTGTCTCACGCGGAAGCGGCCGCGCTCCTGGCCAAGCGCCGGATCTGTACGGGCCGCGACAATTTGATGTCGCGGGTCATGCTCGGAGAGCTTGGCGCGGCGCACACCGTCTGTACGGCCGCGAGCACTCCAGTCTCGCAGGCTGCAGCGCGTGTCGTGGCTGCGGAAGCACCGGGGTGCATTGTGATCGACGAGCGTCATCACCCTGTTACCTTCGTATCGCGCACACGGCTCGCATCGTCGCATCCGCCATGGCTCCCCGTGGCCGAATGCCCGACGGAACCGTTCCTCGTCATGCCCGAGGACTCGCCCCTCGACGATGTCATCGCGCGCATGACCCAGGAACACCAGCGCGTGATCGTGGCCACCGACGTCGATGCTCGGGCGACGGGGCTGGTCACGGATCTCGACGTGCTGCGCTGGGTGGGCGAGCGCCGCAGGGCGTGA
- a CDS encoding ferritin-like domain-containing protein, with product MDSPFGPSRASDLGAEAREIMVGLLMSHGQRELLAAHVFGSALRLAPTLDEKMLLAEQALEELEHFEAVSALYAELTHGSDLHAAVADVAQLPPPTSWSELAVAQFLLCRAETFQLAEYRGSSCRRYAEIIDKLEAQEQEHAHAGEATLEKVCRESPLDRASLDGHVARWLRISLGLFMPIDRRREARAVTLGLRGRGSTEAMQAFVDRIRADLSRYGLSIRGES from the coding sequence ATGGACAGTCCCTTTGGGCCTTCACGAGCATCCGACTTGGGTGCCGAGGCACGGGAGATCATGGTGGGGCTTCTCATGAGCCACGGCCAGCGGGAGCTCCTGGCCGCCCATGTCTTCGGGTCGGCTCTGCGCCTTGCCCCGACCCTCGACGAGAAAATGCTCCTTGCCGAGCAAGCTTTGGAGGAGCTCGAACACTTCGAGGCCGTGTCCGCGCTGTATGCAGAGTTGACCCATGGCTCGGATCTGCACGCGGCCGTGGCCGATGTCGCTCAGTTGCCGCCGCCGACTTCGTGGTCGGAGCTTGCGGTCGCGCAATTCCTACTCTGCCGCGCGGAGACATTTCAGCTTGCTGAATACCGTGGGTCGAGTTGCCGCAGGTATGCGGAGATCATCGACAAACTCGAGGCGCAAGAACAAGAGCATGCGCACGCAGGCGAGGCGACACTGGAGAAGGTCTGTCGGGAGAGCCCCTTGGACCGCGCATCCCTCGATGGCCATGTTGCCCGCTGGCTTCGCATCTCGCTCGGGCTTTTCATGCCGATCGATCGGAGGCGCGAGGCACGCGCCGTAACGCTCGGCTTGAGGGGCCGCGGCAGCACCGAAGCCATGCAGGCCTTCGTCGACCGGATCCGAGCCGACCTATCGCGATACGGTCTATCGATTCGCGGAGAATCATGA
- a CDS encoding universal stress protein: MAGFKHVLVPIDFEETSGDVIDAAITMAGKFDAKVTLVHAFFIQPLAYANGFYVPIEDVLREARAVLDKLADDVRQRYPKVDAVLAHGEPWSEILNAAKGLNVDLIVMGTHGRRGLSRAFLGSIAERVVRLSPVPVLTVSTRTTKKDEKTRPVTAPGAT, from the coding sequence ATGGCCGGTTTCAAGCACGTATTGGTTCCGATCGATTTCGAAGAGACGTCCGGCGACGTCATCGACGCAGCGATCACGATGGCAGGAAAATTCGATGCGAAGGTGACCCTCGTCCACGCCTTCTTCATCCAGCCACTCGCGTACGCCAATGGCTTCTACGTTCCCATCGAGGACGTGCTGCGCGAGGCGCGCGCGGTTCTCGACAAGCTGGCGGACGATGTGCGCCAGCGTTATCCAAAGGTGGACGCGGTGCTCGCGCACGGAGAACCCTGGTCGGAGATTCTCAATGCAGCCAAAGGCCTGAATGTGGACCTCATCGTCATGGGAACGCACGGGCGCCGCGGGCTATCGCGGGCATTCCTCGGAAGCATTGCGGAGCGGGTCGTGCGACTCTCCCCCGTTCCGGTGCTCACCGTGTCGACGCGCACGACAAAAAAGGACGAGAAGACCCGGCCCGTGACGGCTCCGGGAGCCACCTAA
- a CDS encoding VIT1/CCC1 transporter family protein yields the protein MNNASFRARHYHDVLDPHRRISWLADVILGGQDGLVNVLGVILGVAAATGSTRMVLVAGLATACAESVSMAAVGYTSTTAEGDHFKSERAREYRHIVAVPQLERAEIREIYERKGFSGALLEQIVETITKDKDVWVAVMMAEEHRLVDVDRRSSARAAGVIGLAALVGSLLPLAPFLFFSARAGAWVAVLLGALSLFAVGAYKARATIGHPLRSGFELALIGTVSALVGYVIGAALPVATYP from the coding sequence ATGAACAACGCCTCGTTCCGCGCACGGCACTACCACGACGTGCTCGATCCGCACCGCCGGATATCGTGGCTTGCCGACGTCATTCTCGGTGGGCAGGACGGCCTCGTGAACGTTTTGGGGGTCATTCTCGGTGTCGCCGCTGCGACGGGAAGCACCCGCATGGTGCTCGTGGCAGGCCTGGCTACGGCCTGCGCCGAATCCGTGTCGATGGCAGCCGTGGGGTATACGTCGACCACGGCGGAGGGAGATCACTTCAAGAGCGAACGCGCGCGCGAGTACCGCCACATCGTGGCGGTACCGCAGCTCGAGCGCGCCGAGATTCGCGAGATCTACGAGCGCAAAGGCTTCTCGGGCGCCTTGCTCGAACAGATCGTCGAGACCATCACCAAGGACAAGGACGTATGGGTCGCGGTGATGATGGCCGAAGAGCACCGCTTGGTGGACGTCGATCGGCGATCGAGCGCCCGTGCGGCGGGAGTCATCGGATTGGCCGCGCTCGTGGGGTCACTGCTTCCGCTCGCACCATTTCTATTCTTTTCCGCACGTGCCGGAGCGTGGGTTGCCGTGTTGCTCGGCGCGCTGAGTCTCTTTGCCGTTGGCGCGTACAAGGCGCGAGCCACCATTGGCCACCCGCTGCGCAGTGGTTTCGAGCTCGCGCTGATTGGTACCGTGAGCGCGCTCGTTGGCTATGTCATTGGCGCTGCCCTCCCCGTGGCCACCTACCCGTGA
- a CDS encoding OsmC family protein: MKSILVTFPGGKKVDAAFDGFVVHTDQSREHDGDGSAPEPFALFLASLATCAGLYALAFCRARSLSTDGLRLTQHNTFDAHGQLQRVHMTITLPRDFPARLTGAICTAVGACKVKKALGTPPELLVDTALAGARAHEDDGRTA, translated from the coding sequence ATGAAGTCCATCCTGGTGACGTTTCCCGGCGGAAAGAAGGTCGACGCTGCATTCGACGGGTTCGTGGTGCACACGGATCAATCGCGTGAGCATGACGGTGACGGTTCGGCGCCCGAGCCCTTCGCCCTGTTTCTCGCATCGCTCGCCACGTGCGCGGGCCTGTATGCACTCGCGTTCTGTCGCGCGCGATCGCTGTCGACAGACGGCCTCCGATTGACTCAGCACAACACGTTCGATGCTCATGGCCAGCTCCAGCGCGTGCACATGACGATCACGCTGCCACGTGATTTCCCCGCTAGGCTCACAGGAGCCATCTGCACGGCCGTGGGCGCATGCAAAGTCAAGAAGGCGCTCGGCACGCCACCGGAGCTCCTGGTGGACACCGCACTCGCAGGGGCGCGCGCACATGAGGACGACGGGAGGACCGCATGA
- a CDS encoding 4Fe-4S dicluster domain-containing protein codes for MVCPTCFCTTVSDGVSLDGKSAERVRRWDSCFTIPFSHMHGGSVRVSLRSRYRQWITHKLATWADQFGSLGCVGCGRCVTWCPVGIDITEEVAAILQTRRADRGIHERGEDPIMIERRLAEHPFLSGIDAALLAELVPLAQESTFVPGTSLLREGDDARSFDLIEQGRVSLEVHVPGKR; via the coding sequence ATGGTATGCCCCACCTGCTTCTGCACGACCGTCTCGGACGGTGTGAGCCTGGACGGCAAAAGCGCCGAGCGCGTGCGTCGTTGGGATTCGTGCTTCACCATCCCGTTTTCGCACATGCATGGTGGAAGCGTGCGCGTGTCGCTGCGTTCTCGTTACCGCCAATGGATCACGCACAAGCTGGCGACGTGGGCCGACCAATTCGGAAGCCTGGGATGCGTTGGGTGCGGACGTTGCGTAACGTGGTGTCCCGTGGGCATCGACATCACCGAGGAAGTCGCTGCCATTCTGCAGACCCGCAGGGCGGACCGCGGCATCCACGAGAGAGGCGAGGACCCCATAATGATCGAGCGAAGGTTGGCCGAGCACCCGTTTCTGAGTGGGATCGACGCTGCGCTGCTGGCGGAGCTGGTTCCACTCGCCCAGGAGAGCACGTTCGTCCCGGGGACCTCCCTGCTTCGCGAGGGCGACGATGCGCGCAGCTTCGACCTGATTGAACAGGGGAGGGTGTCCCTGGAGGTGCATGTCCCCGGCAAGAGGTGA
- a CDS encoding DUF308 domain-containing protein, with product MGIAFIRSWKAVAFRGGAGLLFGLVTLVGSGFTLPGLALLFGLYTLLDGAFAVLAGSRTGSLEVGWLMDGLLGMAIGAIVLLWIGMTLPTLVGLIAFWSVASALLEMLAAMRLRNEVPGELSLTFAWVGSLVLGVLLLFWPSVRTSILGVVLASYALLFGASMLALALRLRKLAARFESTRVHAWRIGRHGRA from the coding sequence ATGGGAATCGCGTTCATACGCAGTTGGAAAGCCGTCGCATTTCGCGGTGGCGCGGGGCTCCTTTTCGGCCTCGTTACCCTCGTCGGGTCGGGGTTCACGCTGCCTGGCTTGGCGCTGCTCTTCGGCCTGTACACGCTCTTGGACGGAGCATTCGCCGTCTTGGCTGGCTCTCGCACCGGATCGCTGGAAGTGGGATGGCTGATGGACGGGCTACTGGGCATGGCCATCGGAGCGATTGTGCTGCTCTGGATTGGAATGACGCTTCCAACGCTCGTCGGTCTCATCGCATTCTGGTCGGTTGCGTCGGCGCTTCTCGAGATGCTCGCGGCCATGCGCCTGCGTAACGAAGTGCCTGGAGAACTTTCGCTCACCTTTGCCTGGGTGGGCTCTCTGGTGCTCGGGGTCCTCTTGCTCTTCTGGCCGTCGGTGCGTACCTCGATACTTGGCGTCGTCTTGGCCTCGTACGCGCTGCTCTTCGGAGCCTCGATGTTGGCGCTTGCCTTGCGACTTCGCAAACTTGCGGCGCGCTTCGAATCGACTCGTGTCCATGCTTGGCGGATTGGGCGGCATGGCCGCGCGTGA
- a CDS encoding universal stress protein, which yields MVAFKQVLLAIDFEETSPDVIEMGVEVARRFDAQLIVLHAFCVYPPPYMEGFYLKLEKVLHDARATLDRTVTKIRERYPKVEGVLVQGEPWEEIPRLAKKYGADLIVMGTHGRRGLPRLFLGSVAERVVRLSNVPVLTVASPREGHPHSVDGPSQVVRAAEDAGAEV from the coding sequence ATGGTTGCTTTCAAACAAGTATTGCTCGCCATCGACTTCGAGGAGACGTCGCCGGATGTCATCGAGATGGGCGTCGAGGTTGCACGAAGGTTCGACGCGCAATTGATCGTCCTCCACGCGTTCTGCGTGTACCCACCGCCTTATATGGAAGGATTTTACCTGAAGCTCGAAAAGGTGCTTCACGATGCGCGGGCCACCCTGGATCGTACGGTCACCAAAATTCGCGAACGGTATCCGAAGGTCGAAGGCGTGCTGGTGCAGGGCGAACCGTGGGAGGAGATTCCTCGTCTTGCCAAGAAGTACGGCGCCGATCTGATCGTCATGGGAACGCACGGACGTCGAGGGCTACCGCGTCTCTTTCTTGGAAGTGTTGCGGAGCGTGTGGTGCGCCTTTCCAATGTTCCGGTCTTGACGGTGGCCTCTCCTCGCGAGGGCCATCCACATTCGGTTGACGGCCCTTCACAGGTGGTTCGGGCGGCAGAGGATGCGGGTGCGGAGGTTTAG
- a CDS encoding Hsp20 family protein, whose translation MADIAIRKENENKPVPGGVWDPFRMMRDLIGWDPFREIAPLYPPVQAGYLPTFEVKETKDSYVFKADVPGMKESDLDISLTGNRLTVAGKREAEKREQGETYYTYERSYGSFTRSFTLPDGVDTNAVHADLREGVLTLSVRKTPEAQPKRITIQSGVKKS comes from the coding sequence ATGGCTGATATCGCCATTCGTAAGGAAAACGAGAACAAGCCCGTGCCCGGCGGGGTCTGGGATCCGTTTCGCATGATGCGCGATCTCATCGGCTGGGATCCATTCCGGGAAATCGCACCACTATATCCGCCGGTGCAGGCGGGTTATCTCCCCACGTTCGAGGTCAAGGAGACGAAGGATTCGTATGTCTTCAAGGCCGACGTGCCGGGCATGAAGGAATCGGACCTCGATATTTCGCTCACCGGCAACCGCCTCACGGTGGCAGGAAAACGCGAGGCCGAGAAGCGCGAACAGGGCGAGACGTATTACACCTACGAGCGCTCCTACGGGAGCTTCACGCGTTCGTTCACGCTTCCGGATGGCGTGGACACGAATGCGGTTCATGCCGACCTTCGCGAAGGGGTTCTCACGCTGTCTGTTCGCAAGACGCCCGAGGCCCAGCCGAAGCGAATTACCATTCAATCCGGCGTCAAGAAATCCTGA
- a CDS encoding pyridoxamine 5'-phosphate oxidase family protein produces the protein MMGALSAKEADEVLESQSLGRIGYIADGKPWIVPVTYIYDGTCAYVHSAEGSKVVAMRSNPHICFEVEDVVDMGHWRSVVAQGVFEELWRDDEERVMDLLATRFAPPFSWGDPAAPPRHEEAHRGEGVVRPHPLSHSFLRKDRTLPARGALIPRARKVYTYAHGLHKFRSTARHRTRNREAWAVLLGCSIGGFT, from the coding sequence ATGATGGGAGCGCTATCCGCCAAGGAGGCCGATGAGGTGCTGGAGAGCCAGTCCCTTGGTCGGATTGGATACATCGCCGACGGCAAACCCTGGATCGTACCGGTCACCTACATCTACGACGGCACTTGCGCATACGTTCACTCGGCCGAGGGCTCGAAGGTCGTTGCGATGCGGAGCAATCCCCATATTTGCTTCGAGGTCGAGGACGTCGTCGACATGGGCCATTGGCGCTCGGTGGTCGCGCAAGGCGTCTTCGAAGAACTGTGGCGCGACGACGAGGAGCGCGTGATGGATCTTCTGGCTACGCGTTTCGCTCCTCCCTTTTCGTGGGGCGATCCGGCGGCGCCCCCGCGTCACGAAGAAGCGCACCGTGGCGAAGGGGTCGTTCGTCCCCATCCTTTATCGCATTCGTTTCTTCGAAAAGACCGGACGCTTCCTGCGCGCGGGGCGTTGATTCCACGGGCACGCAAGGTGTACACATACGCGCACGGTTTGCATAAATTTCGTTCGACTGCGAGGCATCGGACGCGAAATCGCGAGGCATGGGCCGTGCTCCTTGGCTGCTCGATCGGAGGATTCACATGA
- a CDS encoding CBS domain-containing protein produces the protein MSATVRDFMNPKLVYLREGDPAELALHPILNFGITAVPVVDEDYRPVGIVSLRDLADPQRRGHRVSQPVETISADAPISLAAVALSDADVHHLVVVDDKKRAVGMISTLDVIRAMLGIRAKHPRSITMFDGSEPQRTYARDAGADQTSPR, from the coding sequence ATGAGTGCCACCGTCCGCGATTTCATGAACCCGAAACTCGTTTATCTGCGCGAGGGAGATCCTGCCGAGCTCGCGCTACATCCTATTTTGAATTTCGGTATCACGGCCGTGCCCGTGGTGGATGAAGACTATCGTCCCGTCGGTATCGTATCCCTTCGCGATTTGGCTGATCCACAGCGTCGGGGCCATCGGGTGAGCCAACCCGTCGAAACAATTTCGGCCGACGCGCCCATTTCGCTTGCAGCGGTCGCCCTCTCCGACGCCGACGTTCACCACCTCGTGGTCGTCGACGACAAGAAGCGCGCAGTGGGAATGATTTCGACTCTCGACGTCATCCGAGCGATGCTCGGCATTCGCGCGAAGCACCCCCGATCGATCACGATGTTCGACGGCTCCGAGCCACAGCGAACTTACGCGCGCGATGCCGGTGCCGACCAGACGAGCCCCCGATGA